In Gadus chalcogrammus isolate NIFS_2021 chromosome 13, NIFS_Gcha_1.0, whole genome shotgun sequence, a single genomic region encodes these proteins:
- the LOC130402345 gene encoding voltage-dependent calcium channel subunit alpha-2/delta-2-like, translating to MCVMCACVRVCVQTEDGEEENLLENPFSLELEFVDDPNFKNKVNYSSSAVQIPTDIYKGSPTILNELNWTQSLERLFIDNRREDSSLRWQVFGSATGVTRYYPATPWKAPNKIDLYDVRRRPWYIQGASSPKDMVIIVDVSGSVSGLTLKLMKASVMEMLETLTDDDYVNVASFSEKAEALVPCFKNLVQANIRNKKIFKEAVFHMQAKGTTDYKSGFTFAFEQLLNTHRGDPLVTWHYFESLLPNSFESEGHVFIAPREYCNELELASNNTEFLFNFIALMEKVTPDSKQCDNLLLHNLILDTGIIGQLVDKVWKNKDLNTYGFLAVFAATDGGITRVFPNKAAESWEEDPEPFNASYYRRSLDNKGYIFRAPYRTVRDDLLNPENDTIGVLVSTAVEISVGGKTIKPAVVGVKLDLEAWTDKFKILASNHTDRQGSNACGPHSACEMDCEANSEDLLCYLLDDGGFLIMSNQKEDWNKVGMFFSEVEPYLMYALYNSSFYNRKQSYDYQSVCEPIPTSSHGAAPRGAFVPTIADFLNMAWWTSAATWSLFQQVIAGMAYQSWFITDEVLAEGMDSRERGCVMIQTQYYFTNLNSTFNMLQDCGNCSRLIHAKKINNTNLLFVVAEKMPCNGCEIDKLSQEEEEYKDLNPCDEVARYRKGPSMCFDNNQSENTSDCGRGHSFGPSLITLLAIQLLLLSQLASPSALLALL from the exons atgtgtgttatgtgtgcgtgcgtgcgtgtgtgtgtgcagaccgaGGACGGCGAGGAGGAGAACCTGTTGGAGAATCCGTTCTCCTTGGAGCTAGAGTTTGTGGACGACCCCAACTTCAAGAACAAGGTCAACTACTCTTCCAGCGCTGTGCAGATCCCAACCGACATCTACAAGGGCT CTCCCACCATCCTGAACGAGCTGAACTGGACCCAGTCCCTGGAGAGGCTCTTCATCGATAACCGACGCGAGGACAGCTCCCTGCGCTGGCAGGTGTTTGGCAGCGCCACCGGAGTGACCAGATACTACCCAG ccACTCCGTGGAAGGCGCCGAATAAGATTGACCTTTACGACGTCCGCCGGAGACCATG GTACATCCAAGGAGCTTCGTCTCCAAAGGACATGGTGATCATAGTCGATGT GAGTGGCAGTGTGAGCGGCCTCACTCTGAAGCTGATGAAGGCGTCTGTGATGGAGATGCTGGAGACTCTGACTGACGACGACTACGTGAACGTGGCCAGC TTCAGCGAAAAGGCAGAGGCCCTGGTTCCCTGCTTCAAGAACCTGGTCCAAGCCAACATCCGCAACAAAAAGATCTTCAAGGAGGCGGTCTTTCACATGCAGGCCAAAGGAACCACGGACTACAAGTCTGGCTTCACCTTTGCCTTCGAGCAGCTCCTCAAC ACACACCGGGGGGACCCGCTGGTGACCTGGCACT ATTTTGAATCACTGCTGCCAAACAGTTTTGAGTCCGAGGGACATGTGTTCATAGCTCCCAG ggaATACTGCAACGAGCTGGAGCTGGCCAGCAACAACACCGAGTTCCTGTTCAACTTCATCGCTCTCATGGAGAAGGTGACGCCAGACTCCAAACAAT GTGACAATCTGCTGCTTCATAACCTGATCCTTGACACTGGCATCATTGGACAGCTGGTGGACAAAGTGTGGAAGAACAAAGACTTGAACAC GTACGGCTTCTTGGCAGTGTTTGCGGCGACTGACGGAGGCATCACCAGAGTGTTTCCCAACAA aGCGGCCGAGTCGTGGGAGGAAGACCCCGAGCCCTTCAACGCCAGCTACTACCGCCGCAGCCTGGACAACAAGGGCTACATCTTCAGAGCGCCTTATCGAACAG TGAGAGACGACCTCCTCAACCCGGAGAACGACACCATAGGGGTGCTGGTGAGCACGGCGGTGGAGATCAGTGTGGGCGGGAAGACCATCAAACCTGCAG TGGTCGGAGTGAAGCTGGACCTCGAGGCGTGGACAGACAAGTTTAAGATTCTGGCTAGCAACCACACGGACCGCCAGGGCTCCAACGCG TGCGGACCCCACAGCGCCTGTGAAATGGACTGCGAGGCCAACAGCGAA GACCTCCTCTGTTACCTCCTAGACGACGGTGGGTTCCTCATCATGTCCAATCAGAAGGAGGACTGGAACAAG gtggGCATGTTCTTCAGCGAGGTGGAGCCCTACCTGATGTACGCGCTCTACAACAGCTCCTTCTACAACCGCAAGCAGTCCTACGACTACCAGTCGGTGTGCGAGCCCATCCCCACCAGCAGCCACGGGGCAGCACCCAGGGGTGCCTTTGTG CCCACCATCGCAGACTTTCTGAACATGGCCTGGTGGACGTCTGCAGCGACGTG GTCCTTGTTCCAGCAGGTCATCGCTGGCATGGCGTACCAGAGTTGGTTCATCACAG ACGAGGTGCTGGCAGAGGGAATGGATTCCAGAGAGAGGGGCTGTGTAATGATCCAGACACAGTACTACTTCACCAACCTGAACAGCACATTCAACATGCTGCAAGACTGTGGCAACTGTTCAag GCTGATCCACGCCAAGAAGATCAACAACACCAACCTGCTGTTTGTGGTGGCGGAGAAGATGCCCTGCAACGGCTGTGAGATTGACAAGCtgtcccaggaggaggaggagt ACAAGGACCTTAATCCGTGTGATGAGGTGGCTCGCTACAGGAAAGGCCCGTCCATGTGCTTCGACAACAACCAATCT GAGAACACGTCGGACTGTGGGCGGGGCCACTCGTTCGGCCCCTCCCTCATCACCCTCCTGGCCATTCAGCTGCTGCTACTCTCCCAGCTGGCCAGCCCCAGCGCTCTCCTTGCTCTTCTctaa